The following coding sequences lie in one Arachis hypogaea cultivar Tifrunner chromosome 9, arahy.Tifrunner.gnm2.J5K5, whole genome shotgun sequence genomic window:
- the LOC112711309 gene encoding phospholipase A1-IIdelta, with amino-acid sequence MADSTTTPTWHQLLGSNNWENLLDPLHPNLLNLILRCGDFIQATYDAFNNDKNSPYCGSSRYGKPSFFKKVMFDDLESYTVACFLYGTARVSVPEALLLHSLSREAWDRESNWIGYIAVTTDEASKKLNRREIYVVWRGTTRDFEWIDVFGAAPESATGLLNAKSLRNLDKAKDGDSSSSDSDQDDDVPKVMKGWLTIYTSEDPKSPFTKLSARTQVLTKVNALLKLYKDENPSVVLVGHSLGASLSIVSAFDLVENGITDVPIAAFVFGSPQIGNKAFNERVKSFNNLKVLHVRNVIDVIPHYPGRLLGYEYTGVELEIDTRKSPNLKDSKNPSDWHNLQAMLHVVAGWNGKHGEFKLRVKRSLALVNKSCEFLKDEYRVPGLWWVEKNKGMVKRDDGEWVLDAPEEEDIPVPEDYD; translated from the exons ATGGCAGATTCCACAACAACCCCCACATGGCACCAACTCTTGGGAAGCAACAACTGGGAGAATCTCCTTGACCCCCTCCACCCTAACCTCCTCAACCTAATCCTCCGCTGCGGCGACTTCATCCAAGCCACCTATGACGCCTTCAACAACGACAAAAACTCCCCCTACTGCGGCTCCAGCCGTTACGGGAAGCCCTCTTTCTTCAAGAAAGTCATGTTTGATGATCTCGAAAGTTACACTGTCGCGTGCTTTCTGTACGGCACCGCGCGCGTGTCCGTCCCCGAAGCGCTTCTTCTGCACTCCCTTTCACGTGAGGCGTGGGACCGCGAGTCCAACTGGATCGGGTACATAGCTGTGACGACTGATGAGGCCAGCAAGAAGTTGAACCGGCGTGAGATCTATGTTGTGTGGCGCGGCACCACCCGGGACTTTGAGTGGATTGATGTGTTTGGAGCTGCTCCTGAATCTGCAACCGGCTTGTTGAATGCTAAGAGTTTAag AAACTTGGACAAAGCCAAAGACGGAGACAGCAGCAGCAGCGACAGTGACCAAGACGACGACGTCCCCAAAGTAATGAAGGGTTGGCTAACAATCTACACCTCCGAAGATCCAAAATCTCCATTCACAAAACTAAGCGCAAGGACACAAGTCTTAACCAAAGTGAACGCCTTGTTGAAACTCTACAAAGACGAGAACCCAAGCGTGGTCCTGGTAGGGCACAGCCTAGGTGCATCCTTATCCATCGTGAGCGCTTTCGACCTCGTTGAAAACGGCATCACCGACGTCCCCATCGCCGCTTTCGTCTTTGGTTCACCCCAAATTGGGAACAAGGCATTCAACGAGAGAGTGAAGAGTTTCAATAACTTGAAGGTTCTTCACGTGAGAAACGTGATTGACGTAATTCCTCATTATCCAGGGAGGCTGCTAGGGTACGAATATACCGGCGTGGAGCTCGAGATCGATACGCGAAAATCGCCGAATCTGAAGGACTCGAAGAACCCTAGCGACTGGCATAACCTGCAGGCAATGCTGCATGTGGTGGCGGGGTGGAATGGGAAGCATGGTGAGTTTAAGTTGAGAGTGAAGAGAAGCTTGGCTCTTGTGAACAAGTCTTGTGAGTTCTTGAAGGATGAGTACCGCGTGCCTGGGTTATGGTGGGTTGAGAAGAATAAAGGGATGGTGAAAAGGGACGATGGTGAGTGGGTCTTGGATGCCCCAGAAGAGGAGGACATACCTGTGCCTGAAGATTATGATTGA